The Mycoplasmopsis columbinasalis genomic interval TGGAGTGAAATTAGTGCATTACCAATATCACTATCACTAAGAAACGCCCTGGTGCTTTGGTTTAAACCGCCAGTGTCTTTAAATAGTTCATTAACAGCATTAAGGTCGTTTTGGCGCAAACCAAAAATGAATGAATACTGACAATTTTGTAAAATGGCCTCGGCTTTTTTGCTTTTTGTTTCGGTAGCTAAAAAGTCGGAAGGATTCTGGGTGCAAAGGAGCATTCCGGCTTGAAATTTCCGTACCGTTTTCGTCATTAAGTACACAAAGTCAAGCGTTGTTTGGTTCTGTGTATTAATGTATTGGTGTAATTCATCAATTACTAATAAGGTGTTTTTGTTCTTATCAATAATTCAATTACTATAAATTTTATTTTGAATAAAAGAAAGCAAAGTATAAAGTCCCAGGGCGGCATCGATATTGCCGCTGCCGACTAAATATTGGGTGTTAAAAACAATAAAGTCATTGTTTAAGTCAATGTTAGTTTGGCCATTATACATTTTGGCAAATTTACCATTCTTAGTAAAAAGATATTCGAAAGTATCAATGATAGCTAACTTTTTCAATTCTTTGCGGCGCTGGTCGATGCCTTCGGGAAAAGTTAAAGTTTTTAGTTTAGCAATTAAGTCACTTAAAATTGGAAACTTAAAGTTGGCGAATTCATCTATTTTTAAGGCGTAAACGCCTTGTTCTTCATACAATTCCTTCACACATTGCGAAATAATCATAATTTGTTCGGTGTCAAATTCATTATTAGCTAACTGAAAGAAACCTTCTAACCAAATGATATGTTTATTAATAATAGTATTTAAGTCAATTTTCTCACTATCATTATCATAAAATTGAATTTTCACTTGTAAAGGGTTGATAGTGGTGTTTTTGCCGGTGCCTAAGTCAATTAAAGAACCACCAAATTCTAACGCTAAATTTTGGTACTCATTTTGTAAGTCTAAAACATAAACGCGGTTGTTTTCACTAAGAGTGTTCAAAATTCATTTGCCGACAAAGGTGCTTTTGCCTTTGCCGCTTGAACCTAAAACATAGCCATTATAGTTAGTTCTGCGGGCGTTGCCTTTAAAGAAATTATTGATAATTAAAGGTTCACCGGAGGTTTTAGAAAAACCAATTAAATTAGTATTATGGTCGTTATTAACTTCGTTTTCTAAAGCTCAACCATTAGTAAAATTCTGGGTTGTGATTTGAATAGAGTCTTTTAAGAAACGATTATTAAAAATTTGGTACTGCGCAAAAGCTTCGAATTGGCGATAGTATAACGGTGTTAGTTGGATCTTCGCGCGTCTTGCATTCTTTTTAATTTCGTTCATTTTGGCCTTTAATTCTTTTAAATTGTCGGCTTGGGAAAGCAATAAGAACTTCATATTTAATAAAGCATTGCCTTGCAACTGCATTTGCGTTTCAATGTGTTCAACTGCTTCCATTTCTAAATTCATTTTCTTTTGTTCATAGCGTGATTTGTGGGTGTCGGCATTAATTTCCAAATTGCGCATGCTGCGGTCTAATAACCGTGCTTTGCCTTCTTCGGCAACAAAGTCATTATTGATATTAATAATTGCTTCGTTATCTAATAACGGGTCTCACCAGGCTTGCGCTAATTGCACTGGGAGTTCATTCACCATTTGCAAAGCGTAATATTTGTTATCGGCATAAAAATATCACTTTTTGAAAATTACTTTGTCAAAAGCTAAAAAACTTTGGAGTGATTCATACTCTTTGGCTTTGTCGGCCTGCATTTGTTTATGTTCTTTTAACGCCTTATTTGGCGTTAAAGTTTGTTTTGTGT includes:
- a CDS encoding Mbov_0397 family ICE element conjugal transfer ATPase; the encoded protein is MQLQPKKLSNNALRIWRNFTLVDFGMFVLFMLIGFIVAFFALPKELNKNYKGLVLLGVWILLSFTLIWVNNYNARLYKVLWIALKYMLNRKKYLKTNGTAKHLVVYSDFRHGKYVEYYKGAFGTKRRFFGVLALQAKSPWELDESEQNTFLNRITDFFDAQSESFNLIRHRTLLDYATNKTKLLKHQNRKIKNIAREWDDQNGIFWFQGESVIDNYNDYYAYRLDDYNKLDMGLYVDSYFIVVHANSISELELQLEQTKNYFLNLNMEAEVLQDQNLVAFLAQHNLKPRSDKEILEFLDYQNKIELAKATKGEKVYERERLVSRRKEAKLARIKAKLNTKQTLTPNKALKEHKQMQADKAKEYESLQSFLAFDKVIFKKWYFYADNKYYALQMVNELPVQLAQAWWDPLLDNEAIININNDFVAEEGKARLLDRSMRNLEINADTHKSRYEQKKMNLEMEAVEHIETQMQLQGNALLNMKFLLLSQADNLKELKAKMNEIKKNARRAKIQLTPLYYRQFEAFAQYQIFNNRFLKDSIQITTQNFTNGWALENEVNNDHNTNLIGFSKTSGEPLIINNFFKGNARRTNYNGYVLGSSGKGKSTFVGKWILNTLSENNRVYVLDLQNEYQNLALEFGGSLIDLGTGKNTTINPLQVKIQFYDNDSEKIDLNTIINKHIIWLEGFFQLANNEFDTEQIMIISQCVKELYEEQGVYALKIDEFANFKFPILSDLIAKLKTLTFPEGIDQRRKELKKLAIIDTFEYLFTKNGKFAKMYNGQTNIDLNNDFIVFNTQYLVGSGNIDAALGLYTLLSFIQNKIYSNWIIDKNKNTLLVIDELHQYINTQNQTTLDFVYLMTKTVRKFQAGMLLCTQNPSDFLATETKSKKAEAILQNCQYSFIFGLRQNDLNAVNELFKDTGGLNQSTRAFLSDSDIGNALISLHAYSKIQAEIYYNDFEMKLLFKQGNFNTNS